Proteins encoded in a region of the Panicum hallii strain FIL2 chromosome 3, PHallii_v3.1, whole genome shotgun sequence genome:
- the LOC112886228 gene encoding uncharacterized protein LOC112886228 gives MHRLSLTVIDAAAAMPAALRLGGSPVPRLAAARRPGPRPPPWLRFGWGGAARRGLLCSAEAARRAGDGEDAEAEEARRGSGGRAAAERRMRGGAAAAAVGTSVELLAIPGVGPRNLRKLVDNGFEGVAQLKQLYRDKFFGKSSEQMVEFLQSSVGIVHKNHAESITSFIKESVDEELKDTDSSKPTQKKRLTFCVEGNISVGKTTFLQRIANETIELRDLVEIVPEPIDKWQDVGPDHFNILDAFYAEPHRYAYTFQNYVFVTRVMQERESQAGIKPLRLMERSVFSDRMVFVRAVHEANWMNEMEISIYDSWFDPVVSSLPGLIPDGFIYLRASPDTCHKRMMHRRRSEEGGVTLDYLQGLHEKHESWLLPSKGSGPGILSVSQLPMHMEGSLPPEIRDRVFYLEGNHMHSSIQKVPALVLDCEPDIDFNRDIEAKRQYARQVAEFFEFVKKKKEEAPSEQSADKGCMNPQVMLPNRGRLWVPEGNPFAGSPMNLDFRRAMSSYIST, from the exons atGCACAGGCTCTCCCTCACCGTCattgacgccgccgccgccatgcccgCGGCGCTCCGGCTCGGCGGCTCCCCGgtgccccgcctcgccgccgcgcgccgcccgggCCCACGGCCCCCGCCGTGGCTGCGCTTCGgctggggcggcgcggcgcggaggGGGCTGCTCTGCTCCGCCGAGGCCGCCAGGcgggccggcgacggcgaggacgcGGAGGCCGAGGAGGCGCGGAGGGGAAGCGGGGGCCGCGCGGCGGCCGAGAGGAGGATGAggggcggggccgcggccgccgcggtgGGGACGAGCGTCGAGCTGCTGGCCATTCCCGGGGTCGGGCCGCGCAACCTCAGGAAGCTCGTGGACAATGGCTTCGAGGGCGTCGCGCAGCTCAAGCAGCTCTACAGGGATAAG TTCTTTGGGAAGTCTAGTGAGCAGATGGTTGAGTTCTTACAGAGTTCTGTTGGAATTGTACATAAGAACCATGCTGAGAGTATAACTTCATTCATCAAAGAGAGTGTCGATGAGGAGCTGAAGGATACAGATTCATCTAAACCCACTCAGAAGAAGAGGCTTACCTTTTGTGTGGAAGGGAATATTAGCGTTGGGAAGACCACTTTCCTCCAAAGAATAGCTAATGAGACTATTGAACTGCGTGATCTTGTAGAGATAGTTCCTGAGCCTATTGATAAGTGGCAGGATGTTGGACCTGATCACTTCAATATATTGGATGCCTTCTATGCTGAGCCACATAGGTATGCATACACATTCCAAAACTATGTGTTTGTGACAAGGGTCATGCAAGAAAGGGAATCTCAAGCTGGAATAAAACCTCTCAGACTGATGGAAAGAAGTGTATTCAGTGATCGGATG GTATTTGTCCGTGCTGTTCACGAAGCTAATTGGATGAATGAGATGGAGATCAGCATCTATGATTCCTGGTTTGATCCCGTTGTGTCATCGCTCCCAGGTCTCATTCCAGACGGATTTATCTATCTAAGAGCTAGTCCAGATACTTGCCACAAAAGAATGATGCATCGGAGAAGATCAGAGGAAGGTGGTGTTACACTTGACTACTTGCAAGGTTTGCATGAGAAGCATGAGAGCTGGTTGCTTCCTTCGAAAGGTTCAGGTCCTGGTATATTATCAGTCAGTCAACTGCCCATGCATATGGAAGGCTCCTTGCCTCCTGAAATACGGGATCGTGTGTTTTACTTGGAAGGAAATCACATGCACTCTAGTATCCAAAAG GTCCCTGCTCTTGTCTTGGACTGTGAACCTGACATTGATTTCAACAGAGACATAGAAGCTAAACGACA ATATGCTCGGCAAGTTGCAGAGTTCTTTGAATTCgtaaagaaaaagaaggaaGAAGCTCCATCTGAGCAGAGTGCCGACAAGGGTTGCATGAACCCGCAGGTCATGCTTCCTAACAGAGGCCGCCTGTGGGTCCCTGAAGGCAACCCTTTCGCAGGCTCCCCTATGAATCTGGATTTCAGAAGAGCCATGTCTTCATACATCTCAACTTAG